A genomic region of Caenorhabditis elegans chromosome V contains the following coding sequences:
- the end-3 gene encoding GATA-type domain-containing protein (Confirmed by transcript evidence): MYSNSFSSSSSSSNSPMSFDFGFPQFPEQVQFNEEGYGTPSPDVLQNMNYHHYPAQDMTTNSYNGGYDNSMQQNFMQPDNGAGYYNENYQQMPDFQFPVQNFDFTNQFEFTTPINDLQQSQTSINHTNPDNNENSMPEIPIDGGFNFFPAQEVQEWKPARKASKNKIKKISTMHINSSCSNCGCRETKLWRRNEQGETECNPCNLYERVKGHKRPQHLWNKPAAKRRRRPVAPLVDSNAFNF, from the exons ATGTACTCGAACTCAttctcttcatcatcttcatcttccaACTCACCAATGTCTTTTGATTTTGGATTCCCTCAGTTTCCCGAACAAGTCCAATTCAATGAAGAAGGCTACGGGACACCATCTCCAGATGTCCTCCAGAATATGAATTATCATCATTATCCGGCACAAGATATGACGACAAATTCATACAATGGAGGCTATGACAATTCAATGCAACAGAATTTTATGCAACCAGATAATGGTGCAGGATACTaca aTGAAAACTATCAACAGATGcctgattttcaatttccagttcaaaattttgattttacaaatcaatttgaattCACGACGCCTATTAATG acCTCCAGCAATCTCAAACTTCCATCAACCACACCAATCCCGACAACAATGAAAATTCCATGCCAGAGATACCAATTGACGGGggcttcaacttttttccagctcAAGAAGTTCAAGAATGGAAGCCAGCTAGAAAAgcttcgaaaaataaaatcaagaaGATTTCCACAATGCATATCAACTCTTCGTGCTCCAATTGTGGATGTCGGGAAACGAAATTGTGGAGGAGAAATGAGCAAGGAGAAACTGAGTGCAA tccGTGTAATCTTTACGAACGAGTCAAAGGACATAAAAGACCACAACATCTTTGGAATAAGCCAGCTGCCAAGAGAAGACGCCGTCCAGTTGCTCCACTTGTTGACTCTAatgcttttaatttttga
- the ddx-17 gene encoding RNA helicase (Confirmed by transcript evidence): MGDRGYGGSRSYGGSSGGGSRGGYGGGGRGGGGGGYSGGRGGGYGGGGGGGYGGGGYGGGGRGGGRGGSNGSAGGRLRDVDWSAENLTPIEKDFYHENAAVSRREQYEIDQWVSANQVTLEGRGVPRPVFEFNEAPLPGQIHELLYGKFQKPTVIQSISWPIAMSGRDIISIAKTGSGKTLAFMLPALVHITKQAHRQRGEGPAVLVLLPTRELAQQVQEVSIDFCHSLGLKMTCLFGGASKGPQARDLERGVDIVVATPGRLLDFLDNGTTNMKKCSYLVLDEADRMLDMGFEPQIKKIIGQIRPDRQTLMFSATWPKEVRALASDFQKDAAFLNVGSLELAANHNITQVVDILEEHAKQAKLMELLNHIMNQKECKTIIFVETKRKADELTRAMRRDGWPTLCIHGDKNQGERDWVLQEFKAGKTPIMLATDVAARGLDVDDIKFVINYDYPNNSEDYVHRIGRTGRSDKKGTAYTFFTHTNASKAKDLLKVLDEAKQTVPQALRDMANRSYGGSNSRGRYGGGGFQKRGYGGNDNFAPKRPRYDNGGYGGGSGGGGRW, translated from the exons ATGGGAGACAGAGGATA cggAGGTTCTAGAAGCTATGGAGGAAGCAGCGGTGGTGGATCCCGCGGAGGATATGGAGGTGGAGGCCGTGGTGGCGGCGGCGGAGGATACAGCGGTGGTCGTGGTGGTGGATATGGAGGAGGTGGCGGTGGAGGCTACGGAGGAGGTGGTTATGGCGGCGGTGGCCGTGGAGGAGGTCGTGGAGGATCCAATGGTTCAGCTGGAGGACGCCTTCGCGATGTCGACTGGTCTGCCGAGAACCTTACTCCGATTGAGAAGGATTTCTATCACGAGAATGCAGCCGTATCCCGCCGTGAGCAGTATGAGATTGATCAATGGGTATCAGCAAATCAAGTTACTCTCGAAGGCCGTGGTGTCCCACGCCCGGTTTTCGAATTCAACGAGGCACCATTGCCAGGACAGATTCACGAGCTTTTGTACGGAAAGTTCCAGAAACCAACAGTTATTCAGTCAATCTCCTGGCCGATTGCCATGAGCGGACGTGATATTATCTCTATCGCCAAAACTGGTTCCGGAAAAACACTTGCCTTCATGCTCCCAGCTCTCGTCCACATCACAAAACAGGCTCACCGTCAACGCGGAGAAGGACCAGCCGTTCTTGTTTTGCTTCCAACTCGTGAATTGGCTCAACAAGTTCAAGAAGTATCAATCGATTTCTGCCACTCGTTAGGACTCAAGATGACCTGTCTCTTCGGAGGAGCATCCAAAGGACCACAAGCTCGTGATCTCGAGCGTGGAGTTGATATCGTTGTTGCCACTCCGGGACGTCTTCTCGATTTCCTTGATAACGGAACTACCAACATGAAGAAGTGCTCTTACTTGGTTCTTGATGAAGCCGATCGTATGCTTGATATGGGTTTCGAACCacaaatcaagaaaatcatCGGACAGATTCGC ccagACAGACAAACACTCATGTTCTCCGCCACATGGCCAAAGGAAGTTCGTGCGTTGGCTTCAGATTTCCAGAAAGACGCTGCTTTCCTCAACGTCGGATCCCTTGAGCTCGCTGCCAATCACAACATCACACAAGTCGTCGATATTCTCGAAGAACATGCAAAGCAAGCCAAACTCATGGAGCTCCTCAATCATATCATGAATCAAAAGGAATGCAAAACcattatttttgttgagaCAAAGCGGAAAGCCGATGAATTGACTCGTGCTATGCGTCGCGATGGATGGCCAACTCTCTGTATTCACGGTGACAAAAACCAAGGAGAAAGAGACTGGGTTCTTCAAG aattcaaagcAGGAAAAACACCAATCATGTTGGCCACCGATGTTGCCGCGCGTGGATTGG atGTCGATGATATCAAATTCGTGATCAACTATGATTATCCAAACAACTCTGAAGACTATGTTCACAGAATCGGTCGTACTGGTCGTAGTGACAAAAAG GGAACCGCCTACACTTTCTTCACTCATACAAACGCTTCCAAGGCAAAGGATCTGTTGAAGGTTCTCGATGAGGCTAAGCAGACTGTTCCACAAGCTCTTCGTGATATGGCAAACCGCAGTTACGGAGGTAGCAACTCAAGGGGTCGCTATGGAGGTGGTGGTTTCCAGAAGAGAGGATACGGAGGAAACGATAACTTTGCTCCAAAGAGGCCACG atatgacAACGGAGGATACGGTGGAGGCAGCGGTGGAGGTGGCCGATGGTAG
- the aip-1 gene encoding AN1-type domain-containing protein (Confirmed by transcript evidence) yields MAEFPNLGKHCESTVCNRLDFLPIKCSGCGHFYCSEHFTFEAHNCPTGSRISVQVPICPICEKPVPTPKDVNVDQQVNEHIQNNCQTPKRAKVYSNACTVPKCKKKELVAMNCSKCRNNYCLSHRHERDHSCERKVGEMKINQKKSWTDSITSIARSRMNPCSAQARTEGDEALARSLQQEEYNRVAPPHQTRNSNSNCTVS; encoded by the exons ATGGCGGAGTTCCCAAATCTCGGAAAGCACTGTGAGAGCACAGTTTGCAACAGACTTG attttcttccAATCAAATGCTCCGGTTGTGGACATTTCTACTGCTCAGAGCACTTCACATTTGAGGCTCATAATTGTCCGACTGGCTCAAGAATT tcCGTTCAAGTTCCTATTTGTCCTATATGTGAGAAGCCAGTTCCAACGCCGAAAGATGTCAATGTTGATCAACaa gtCAATGAGCACATTCAGAACAATTGTCAGACTCCGAAACGTGCAAAAGTATATTCAAACGCGTGTACCGTCCCAAAATGCAAGAAGAAAGAGCTGGTAGCCATGAATTGCTCAAAATGTCGAAACAACTACTGCCTTTCTCACAGACACGAGCGGGATCACAGTTGTGAGCGAAAAGTTGGCGAAATGAAgataaatcagaaaaagagCTGGACGGATTC aatcacATCAATCGCGCGTTCCCGAATGAATCCATGTTCCGCACAAGCAAGAACAGAG GGAGATGAAGCTCTGGCTCGTTCTCTACAACAAGAAGAATACAATCGAGTTGCACCGCCGCATCAAACAAGAAATTCCAATTCCAACTGCACCGTCTCATAG
- the ric-7 gene encoding DUF1336 domain-containing protein (Confirmed by transcript evidence): MDAAEIEVAFNNSDIVFSLFSPFSPTRATLKARTSGVLLVAGVGSFFAYRVASNLLGNRFVWECMDARRVDQLPTADRRLLYSFAAAEEEDAEDDEDAEVDAEHGGIRRRRTDSEGSRISVGQASLGRLNRIRKSTRTPRGLLGSLQETPRRRAGIVSRQSSRHSVASGHSLASIPFSSNSSVKSASFRIVWEGSQPSWDDFDTPSTSAGVQRGTPGAPQPSVLSRLGHVASTSSLRRFEDGQSVGDLCSVFNDVMSVRSLAEGSDDPLLDDEFRYDEEDSDGIWKKCTDDAKYMYQSIAIEASEAGSEGGGSPIKRQLLELGIDNDDDRTETLLSPPDSEGAMSRSQHSKGQRSSMYDSAIGAEISSSEEGSTCPKRLYVLQESDNMSIVAPSCASLEWCDDIDRNGPSRIGFDEEGSSPQRLRRANLDWDLESEVAVQRALSIASSSVTREIEPKFAPKMSRDLMVMACEIFQPYSPPFRDLQTIYHKRRLKRVAVPSVTESNESCVSLFMRSALYHKCSLLRDATWSIIEKRFDNAVQECDFMNKWPGYSPSSMRKDLKKLHDLASTDSLSGLEEDHHKAYQVLMVLEAKRAYDERLAGLFCEDWFNVDSPADIFKILVDRGDDDLPPKILWNILCRISGVSIEIIDARGLSEHPKINRFSASASPISAPCLTWLRLGKRPVPLFYIPDDE; this comes from the exons ATGGACGCCGCTGAAATTGAAGTGGCGTTCAACAACTCTGATATTGTATTTTCCCTATTTTCACCTTTTTCACCAACTAGAGCTACATTGAAAG ctcgTACAAGTGGGGTTCTGCTCGTCGCCGGTGTAGGATCATTCTTCGCTTATCGAGTTGCATCGAATCTTCTAGGAAATCGATTTGTATGGGAATGTATGGATGCGCGGCGAGTAGATCAACTACCAACTGCAGATCGTCGACTTCTCTATtcattt GCCGCCGCGGAAGAGGAAGATGCGGAAGATGACGAAGACGCCGAGGTTGATGCAGAACACGGTGGAATACGGAGACGACGAACAGACAGTGAAGGATCAAGAATATCTGTTGGACAG GCTTCCCTCGGACGATTAAATCGAATACGAAAGTCCACGAGGACCCCACGTGGATTACTTGGAAGTCTTCAGGAAACGCCACGAAGACGGGCTGGAATTGTTAGTCGACAGTCTTCTAGACATTCGGTGGCTTCTG gtcACTCGTTAGCTTCAATTCCATTTTCCTCGAACTCCTCTGTCAAATCAGCATCATTTCGAATAGTTTGGGAAGGATCTCAACCATCTTGGGATGATTTTGACACTCCAAGCACTTCTGCAGGAGTTCAGAGAGGAACTCCCGGAGCTCCACAACCAAGTGTGCTCAGTCGATTGGGACACGTGGCTTCCACTTCGAGTTTGCGACGATTCGAAGATGGGCAATCTGTTGGTGATTTATGCAGTGTATTCAATGAT GTGATGAGTGTCAGGTCACTGGCAGAAGGAAGTGACGATCCGTTGTTGGATGATGAATTTAGATATGAC GAAGAAGATTCTGATGGGATATGGAAGAAATGTACCGACGACGCTAAATATATGTATCAAAGTATTGCGATTGAAGCCAGTGAAGCAGGCTCTGAAGGTGGTGGATCGCCGATTAAACGACAGTTACTTGAACT CGGAATCGACAATGACGACGATCGAACCGAAACCCTCTTATCACCTCCAGATTCCGAAGGGGCCATGTCACGAAGTCAGCATTCAAAAGGACAACGTTCTTCTATGTATGATTCTGCAATTGGGGCTGAAATTTCGAGCAGTGAAGAGGGATCGACGTGTCCTAAAAG attatacGTTCTCCAGGAATCCGATAACATGTCAATTGTAGCTCCGTCGTGTGCTTCACTGGAATGGTGTGATGATATTGATCGTAACGGACCGAGTCGTATTGGATTCGATGAAGAAGGATCATCACCACAAAGACTTCGACGAGCAAACCTTGATTGGGATCTTGAATCAGAAGTTGCCGTTCAACGAGCCCTGTCAATTGCTTCTTCATCTGTAACGCGGGAAATTGAGCCAAAGTTTGCTCCGAAAATGTCGAGAGATTTGATGGTGATGGcttgtgaaatttttcagccatatTCACCACCATTTAGG GACCTCCAAACCATCTATCATAAGCGTCGTCTGAAACGAGTCGCCGTTCCGAGTGTCACCGAATCAAATGAATCATGTGTTTCTCTATTCATGCGATCGGCTCTTTATCACAAATGTTCACTTCTTCGCGACGCCACGTGGTCGATTATTGAAAAG CGATTCGACAATGCAGTCCAAGAATGCGATTTTATGAATAAATGGCCAGGCTACAGTCCGTCTTCAATGCGAAAAGATCTGAAAAAGTTGCATGATTTG GCATCAACTGATTCGTTATCCGGACTTGAAGAAGATCACCATAAAGCCTACCAAGTGTTGATGGTTCTCGAAGCGAAGAGAGCGTATGACGAACGACTTGCTGGACTTTTCTGTGAAGATTGGTTCAATGTGGACAGTCCTGCAGACATTTTCAAGATTCTCGTTGACCGAGGAGATGACGATTTACCTCCAAAG ATTCTCTGGAACATTCTCTGCCGAATCAGTGGCGTCTCCATCGAAATCATTGATGCCCGTGGACTATCCGAACATCCAAAAATCAATCGTTTTTCTGCATCAGCATCACCTATATCTGCGCCTTGTCTAACATGGCTACGCCTTGGAAAACGTCCGGTTCCCCTGTTCTACATACCGGACGATGAATAA
- the ric-7 gene encoding CRAL-TRIO domain-containing protein (Confirmed by transcript evidence), with translation MSLLPLNTLSEAGCLFIEARLLGGPGNIISQIGLTVDAPNTSIAVFSRTSGVLLVAGVGSFFAYRVASNLLGNRFVWECMDARRVDQLPTADRRLLYSFAAAEEEDAEDDEDAEVDAEHGGIRRRRTDSEGSRISVGQASLGRLNRIRKSTRTPRGLLGSLQETPRRRAGIVSRQSSRHSVASGHSLASIPFSSNSSVKSASFRIVWEGSQPSWDDFDTPSTSAGVQRGTPGAPQPSVLSRLGHVASTSSLRRFEDGQSVGDLCSVFNDVMSVRSLAEGSDDPLLDDEFRYDEEDSDGIWKKCTDDAKYMYQSIAIEASEAGSEGGGSPIKRQLLELGIDNDDDRTETLLSPPDSEGAMSRSQHSKGQRSSMYDSAIGAEISSSEEGSTCPKRLYVLQESDNMSIVAPSCASLEWCDDIDRNGPSRIGFDEEGSSPQRLRRANLDWDLESEVAVQRALSIASSSVTREIEPKFAPKMSRDLMVMACEIFQPYSPPFRDLQTIYHKRRLKRVAVPSVTESNESCVSLFMRSALYHKCSLLRDATWSIIEKRFDNAVQECDFMNKWPGYSPSSMRKDLKKLHDLASTDSLSGLEEDHHKAYQVLMVLEAKRAYDERLAGLFCEDWFNVDSPADIFKILVDRGDDDLPPKILWNILCRISGVSIEIIDARGLSEHPKINRFSASASPISAPCLTWLRLGKRPVPLFYIPDDE, from the exons ATGTCACTCCTGCCGTTAAACACCTTATCAGAGGCGGGCTGCCTATTCATCGAAGCCCGTCTTCTCGGTGGTCCAGGCAACATCATATCACAGATTGGGCTCACAGTTGATGCTCCAAACACTTCTATAGCGGTtttct ctcgTACAAGTGGGGTTCTGCTCGTCGCCGGTGTAGGATCATTCTTCGCTTATCGAGTTGCATCGAATCTTCTAGGAAATCGATTTGTATGGGAATGTATGGATGCGCGGCGAGTAGATCAACTACCAACTGCAGATCGTCGACTTCTCTATtcattt GCCGCCGCGGAAGAGGAAGATGCGGAAGATGACGAAGACGCCGAGGTTGATGCAGAACACGGTGGAATACGGAGACGACGAACAGACAGTGAAGGATCAAGAATATCTGTTGGACAG GCTTCCCTCGGACGATTAAATCGAATACGAAAGTCCACGAGGACCCCACGTGGATTACTTGGAAGTCTTCAGGAAACGCCACGAAGACGGGCTGGAATTGTTAGTCGACAGTCTTCTAGACATTCGGTGGCTTCTG gtcACTCGTTAGCTTCAATTCCATTTTCCTCGAACTCCTCTGTCAAATCAGCATCATTTCGAATAGTTTGGGAAGGATCTCAACCATCTTGGGATGATTTTGACACTCCAAGCACTTCTGCAGGAGTTCAGAGAGGAACTCCCGGAGCTCCACAACCAAGTGTGCTCAGTCGATTGGGACACGTGGCTTCCACTTCGAGTTTGCGACGATTCGAAGATGGGCAATCTGTTGGTGATTTATGCAGTGTATTCAATGAT GTGATGAGTGTCAGGTCACTGGCAGAAGGAAGTGACGATCCGTTGTTGGATGATGAATTTAGATATGAC GAAGAAGATTCTGATGGGATATGGAAGAAATGTACCGACGACGCTAAATATATGTATCAAAGTATTGCGATTGAAGCCAGTGAAGCAGGCTCTGAAGGTGGTGGATCGCCGATTAAACGACAGTTACTTGAACT CGGAATCGACAATGACGACGATCGAACCGAAACCCTCTTATCACCTCCAGATTCCGAAGGGGCCATGTCACGAAGTCAGCATTCAAAAGGACAACGTTCTTCTATGTATGATTCTGCAATTGGGGCTGAAATTTCGAGCAGTGAAGAGGGATCGACGTGTCCTAAAAG attatacGTTCTCCAGGAATCCGATAACATGTCAATTGTAGCTCCGTCGTGTGCTTCACTGGAATGGTGTGATGATATTGATCGTAACGGACCGAGTCGTATTGGATTCGATGAAGAAGGATCATCACCACAAAGACTTCGACGAGCAAACCTTGATTGGGATCTTGAATCAGAAGTTGCCGTTCAACGAGCCCTGTCAATTGCTTCTTCATCTGTAACGCGGGAAATTGAGCCAAAGTTTGCTCCGAAAATGTCGAGAGATTTGATGGTGATGGcttgtgaaatttttcagccatatTCACCACCATTTAGG GACCTCCAAACCATCTATCATAAGCGTCGTCTGAAACGAGTCGCCGTTCCGAGTGTCACCGAATCAAATGAATCATGTGTTTCTCTATTCATGCGATCGGCTCTTTATCACAAATGTTCACTTCTTCGCGACGCCACGTGGTCGATTATTGAAAAG CGATTCGACAATGCAGTCCAAGAATGCGATTTTATGAATAAATGGCCAGGCTACAGTCCGTCTTCAATGCGAAAAGATCTGAAAAAGTTGCATGATTTG GCATCAACTGATTCGTTATCCGGACTTGAAGAAGATCACCATAAAGCCTACCAAGTGTTGATGGTTCTCGAAGCGAAGAGAGCGTATGACGAACGACTTGCTGGACTTTTCTGTGAAGATTGGTTCAATGTGGACAGTCCTGCAGACATTTTCAAGATTCTCGTTGACCGAGGAGATGACGATTTACCTCCAAAG ATTCTCTGGAACATTCTCTGCCGAATCAGTGGCGTCTCCATCGAAATCATTGATGCCCGTGGACTATCCGAACATCCAAAAATCAATCGTTTTTCTGCATCAGCATCACCTATATCTGCGCCTTGTCTAACATGGCTACGCCTTGGAAAACGTCCGGTTCCCCTGTTCTACATACCGGACGATGAATAA
- the droe-4 gene encoding dietary restriction over expressed (Product from WormBase gene class droe;~Confirmed by transcript evidence), with amino-acid sequence MLNTPTVILISSLVLASGYSVRSTAKNTVQDAHDQLTKSIRCWEPIDVNNPSKGYTMSEPIYELCSYMPDPKDYNKYYVNGVQMDSDDYTNILAMYGNPIPGHAVINVCLQEAFQFHAANHPSQVSLRCLCKRDGCNLPKGFTTFLDFNKLPMPEVFY; translated from the exons ATGTTGAACACTCCAACTGTTATTCTCATCTCTTCACTCGTCCTGGCCTCGGGTTACAGTGTTCGTTCAACTGCTAAGAACACCGTTCAAGATGCTCACGATCAACTCACAAAGAGCATTCGGTGCTGGGAGCCGATTGATGTCAACAATCCATCAAAAGGATACACGATGAGCGAGCCGATCTACGAGTTGTGTAGCTACATGCCAGACCCAAAGGACTACAACAAGTACTACGTCAATGGAGTTCAAATGGATTCCGATGATTACACCAACATCTTGGCCATGTACGGAAATCCAATCCCAGGACACGCTGTGATCAACGTTTGTCTACAAGAG GCATTCCAATTCCACGCTGCAAACCATCCATCTCAGGTCAGCCTACGTTGTTTGTGCAAAAGAGACGGTTGCAATCTACCAAAAGGATTTACAACCTTCCTCGATTTCAATAAGCTCCCGATGCCAGAAGTCTTCTACTAA
- the ric-7 gene encoding uncharacterized protein (Confirmed by transcript evidence), whose translation MNKWPGYSPSSMRKDLKKLHDLASTDSLSGLEEDHHKAYQVLMVLEAKRAYDERLAGLFCEDWFNVDSPADIFKILVDRGDDDLPPKILWNILCRISGVSIEIIDARGLSEHPKINRFSASASPISAPCLTWLRLGKRPVPLFYIPDDE comes from the exons ATGAATAAATGGCCAGGCTACAGTCCGTCTTCAATGCGAAAAGATCTGAAAAAGTTGCATGATTTG GCATCAACTGATTCGTTATCCGGACTTGAAGAAGATCACCATAAAGCCTACCAAGTGTTGATGGTTCTCGAAGCGAAGAGAGCGTATGACGAACGACTTGCTGGACTTTTCTGTGAAGATTGGTTCAATGTGGACAGTCCTGCAGACATTTTCAAGATTCTCGTTGACCGAGGAGATGACGATTTACCTCCAAAG ATTCTCTGGAACATTCTCTGCCGAATCAGTGGCGTCTCCATCGAAATCATTGATGCCCGTGGACTATCCGAACATCCAAAAATCAATCGTTTTTCTGCATCAGCATCACCTATATCTGCGCCTTGTCTAACATGGCTACGCCTTGGAAAACGTCCGGTTCCCCTGTTCTACATACCGGACGATGAATAA